A window of the Mesotoga prima MesG1.Ag.4.2 genome harbors these coding sequences:
- a CDS encoding ATP-binding cassette domain-containing protein codes for MGILETKGLGKNFGENNVFRNADIELESGLLTVLGGINGSGKSILVKTISGDILPDSGKVIFEGSPVDLTSIAEARRLGISAIYQEYMLVPDLTVAENILLGSDKFTISRRKMNDQVSRFLEQLGLEFDPSSKVSSFSSDDQVLLEFAVAAFSRPKVLILDDLFSFVRGATRVKLLEMIDSFKKGGVAVLVTTSDPEVMVLGDRLFFMDYSGIKPLPLQTKESDIWKMLGVSPEYSVAPVGGEPLIDIENLADTGLDLRLKRGEVLCISCDNGVSVREFTRALTRQDPFSENSVAMLREAKNFFERFSSRGHSSEAEKYFSSNVKNTGLVSQIMLKKSRKFTSNRSLKKSFILNKESLVSVKSFLAGLGRAPGFSGLMRDDDTKLSHLRFDACDLFIFIRPLIGLDPVSTRALAEVLQEIADRSKAAVVISDEIMSRKLCTRIMNKCN; via the coding sequence ATGGGGATTCTTGAAACGAAAGGCCTTGGAAAAAACTTTGGTGAAAACAACGTCTTTAGGAACGCTGACATAGAACTTGAGAGTGGGCTGCTTACAGTTCTTGGAGGGATTAACGGTTCCGGCAAATCTATTCTTGTAAAGACAATCAGCGGTGACATCCTGCCCGATTCTGGAAAGGTAATATTTGAAGGCTCTCCAGTGGATTTGACATCGATCGCCGAGGCAAGACGTCTAGGCATAAGTGCCATCTATCAGGAATACATGTTAGTTCCGGATCTCACGGTCGCTGAAAACATCTTACTTGGGAGTGACAAATTCACGATTAGCAGAAGGAAGATGAACGATCAAGTCTCGCGTTTTCTTGAGCAGCTTGGCCTGGAGTTCGATCCTTCCTCGAAAGTCTCTTCTTTTTCATCTGATGATCAGGTTCTTCTCGAGTTTGCAGTTGCAGCGTTTTCCAGGCCGAAGGTTCTCATTTTGGATGACCTCTTTTCTTTTGTACGTGGTGCAACCCGGGTGAAACTCCTTGAAATGATAGACTCATTTAAAAAAGGAGGAGTGGCCGTTCTAGTCACAACGTCCGATCCAGAAGTAATGGTACTGGGCGATCGTCTATTCTTTATGGATTATTCTGGCATCAAACCTCTTCCACTGCAAACTAAGGAAAGTGATATATGGAAGATGCTGGGTGTCTCACCTGAGTACTCAGTAGCACCAGTTGGAGGTGAACCGTTAATCGACATAGAAAACCTGGCAGATACCGGACTCGATCTGAGGTTGAAAAGGGGAGAGGTTCTCTGTATTTCCTGTGACAATGGAGTTTCGGTTAGAGAATTCACAAGAGCGCTTACAAGGCAGGACCCTTTCTCCGAGAACTCTGTGGCAATGCTTCGAGAGGCGAAGAACTTCTTTGAAAGATTCTCCTCCAGAGGTCATTCTAGCGAGGCCGAAAAATACTTCTCCTCTAATGTGAAGAACACCGGTCTTGTTTCGCAAATCATGTTGAAAAAGTCCCGTAAATTCACCTCAAATAGATCACTGAAAAAGAGTTTCATTTTAAACAAAGAAAGCTTGGTTTCCGTGAAGAGTTTTCTTGCTGGGCTGGGAAGAGCTCCCGGTTTCTCCGGTCTAATGCGCGATGACGATACAAAACTTTCGCATTTGAGATTCGATGCTTGCGATCTCTTTATCTTTATTAGACCTTTAATAGGACTGGACCCAGTTTCGACGAGAGCCCTCGCAGAGGTTCTGCAGGAGATTGCTGACCGTTCCAAAGCCGCCGTGGTAATTTCCGACGAAATCATGAGCCGCAAGCTTTGCACAAGGATAATGAACAAATGCAATTGA
- a CDS encoding alpha/beta hydrolase family protein, protein MQLNPDFSYEKKKIEFSSGYIFKGKHYRCSIIKYPSFYRNKIRGTENVEIYNFSPRERAVGSIIILHGLGTVNIPFLFWMGSHLASAGLQASVMILPGNYTRTATGSTSGKDFFSPDLRRLIVFWEQAVVDTMTTIDLLQQEKLWWDNNCLFGYCLGGMISTIVNAIDQRINDMILMTVGGNIAKIIWQSPVLKSIRDSLRSGSGKEGYLNDEVKLNARFEEDARAVKLIKSAHELIESDLHPLFKIDPLAYARFNDRKKVTMIEALFDKTLPIETRKQLWEAFGRPKRYIVPVGHVSWFPFEYALGKFILKKLGIKEARRNLRLLESTKPTME, encoded by the coding sequence ATGCAATTGAACCCTGATTTCTCTTACGAGAAGAAGAAGATTGAGTTTTCCAGCGGGTACATTTTCAAAGGGAAGCACTATAGATGTTCGATTATCAAGTATCCATCTTTCTACAGGAACAAGATCAGGGGAACAGAAAACGTTGAAATCTACAATTTCTCACCAAGAGAAAGAGCTGTAGGCTCGATAATCATTCTTCATGGACTGGGAACGGTAAATATCCCATTTTTGTTCTGGATGGGAAGCCATCTTGCAAGTGCCGGTTTGCAGGCTTCTGTGATGATCCTTCCGGGAAATTACACACGAACGGCAACCGGTTCAACTAGTGGAAAAGATTTCTTTTCTCCTGATCTCAGAAGGTTGATTGTTTTCTGGGAGCAGGCAGTTGTGGATACAATGACAACCATCGATCTCCTTCAACAAGAGAAACTCTGGTGGGATAACAACTGCCTTTTTGGTTACTGCCTAGGCGGAATGATCTCTACGATCGTGAACGCTATCGATCAAAGAATAAACGACATGATATTGATGACCGTTGGAGGTAACATTGCGAAAATAATATGGCAGTCACCGGTATTGAAATCAATTCGTGATTCACTTAGGAGCGGCTCGGGAAAGGAGGGCTATCTAAACGACGAAGTGAAGTTAAATGCTAGATTCGAAGAGGATGCTCGTGCAGTGAAACTTATAAAAAGTGCACATGAACTGATCGAGTCCGATCTTCATCCTTTGTTTAAGATAGATCCTCTCGCCTATGCCCGTTTCAATGACAGAAAGAAAGTAACGATGATCGAGGCTCTCTTCGACAAAACTCTTCCCATAGAAACTAGAAAACAGCTTTGGGAAGCCTTCGGAAGACCAAAGAGGTATATTGTGCCTGTAGGACATGTATCCTGGTTTCCCTTTGAGTATGCTCTTGGTAAGTTCATACTGAAAAAACTGGGAATAAAGGAGGCCAGAAGAAACTTGAGGCTCTTGGAAAGTACTAAGCCAACTATGGAGTAG
- a CDS encoding HD domain-containing phosphohydrolase — protein sequence MRKAFSIVFFMLLSLTLFGQMKYIFSGDVDYPPFEYENERGIPVGFNVDILRAISKALDFEIEIELRTWASARSALESGQIDGLLGMYYSEGRNLLVDFSNPHTILHGSIFYNKRTEGFSSLSDLRESRVAVQKGDLMDELVTSEGVGSEVVRVESPEIALRMLENGEVDAVLMNTLQGLFLIEDLSLKNLMDSEHPVTRLEYCFAVKRGDSELLSLLNEGLSIISSTGEYRQIFNKWFGNINAEDSSGDMLYWLFFAIPVASVVFLVLILMYFWNRTLRRQVKEKTASLSAKLEEERSVKTQLSLSMERYRSMSETISDYYYETEFPSDGKDPEIWRSESYERISGYSLDSPEPREFNWETIIHPEDLDCYKQHLEKVRSGKEERIEYRIIRRDGALRWVSEFSKPKYCGGGSKIKGICGAVRDITDEKLAKEELERTKDKVSKLHFVALKMEKSNEEDTIYHSIIDASVNILGMEKFSLYLLYDQELVTLESQGEVASVQGYLFRSGVLRDCVETGKSAFIESSSIRKVVPNCKDSVSIVPMKSIGALVSYHDSPMKQEEIKMVETLMAHAVEAIWRIRSDREIHYVTFHDQLTALYNRSFFEEEIDRLNVKRQMPISIVMGDVNGLKIVNDAFGHLEGDRLLKAVADCLKSSVRSDDIIARWGGDEFIMLLPQTDAQSAESLVNRIKKALDQVTGFSLPISVSFGIGTKSDIDQDFSETLVSAEEKMYRDKLLNNISMRNKTVEVLERSLLNKSYETEERTERIKTISRDFGKSIGLNEAELDNLLLLGALHDIGKIAVPEEILTKAGSLTAEEWKKIKSHPEAGFRIALSSPELIGIADEILSHHEWWDGSGYPRGLKGESIPLLARIISIIDAYDVMMSGRPYKHPVSSEEAIEELRTCAGKQFDPNLVDSFVSFLGL from the coding sequence ATGAGAAAAGCATTTTCAATTGTTTTCTTCATGCTATTATCTCTGACTTTGTTTGGACAGATGAAGTACATATTCAGTGGCGATGTCGATTACCCGCCTTTCGAATATGAGAACGAAAGAGGAATACCCGTTGGCTTCAACGTTGATATTCTTCGGGCAATATCAAAGGCCCTCGATTTCGAAATTGAAATAGAACTCAGAACATGGGCAAGCGCTAGATCTGCACTTGAATCCGGTCAAATTGACGGTTTGCTGGGAATGTACTACTCAGAAGGCAGAAATCTTCTCGTTGATTTCTCCAATCCGCACACAATCCTTCATGGTTCAATCTTTTATAACAAACGAACCGAGGGATTTTCCTCTTTAAGTGATCTAAGAGAGTCCAGGGTGGCAGTGCAAAAGGGAGATCTGATGGATGAGCTTGTAACCAGTGAGGGAGTGGGTAGCGAAGTTGTGAGGGTCGAATCTCCCGAAATTGCATTGCGAATGCTTGAGAACGGGGAGGTCGATGCTGTACTTATGAATACTCTTCAGGGATTATTTCTCATCGAAGATCTCTCGCTGAAGAACCTGATGGATTCTGAACATCCAGTCACACGTCTTGAATACTGTTTTGCCGTGAAACGGGGTGACTCCGAGCTGCTCTCTTTGTTGAATGAAGGACTCTCAATAATCTCTTCGACGGGCGAGTACAGGCAAATCTTCAACAAGTGGTTCGGCAATATTAATGCTGAAGACAGTAGCGGTGATATGCTCTATTGGCTCTTCTTTGCAATTCCCGTGGCAAGCGTTGTTTTCCTGGTGCTGATTTTAATGTACTTCTGGAACAGAACTCTGAGAAGACAGGTAAAGGAGAAGACCGCTTCTCTGAGTGCGAAGCTTGAAGAGGAAAGATCTGTAAAAACCCAGCTATCACTTTCAATGGAAAGATACAGATCGATGTCGGAGACGATTTCCGATTACTACTACGAGACTGAGTTCCCGAGCGATGGAAAGGATCCTGAGATCTGGAGAAGTGAATCATATGAAAGGATTAGCGGATACAGCCTTGATTCCCCGGAACCTAGAGAATTCAACTGGGAGACTATAATTCATCCCGAAGACCTGGATTGTTACAAACAGCATTTGGAAAAAGTGAGGTCGGGCAAAGAAGAAAGAATAGAGTACCGAATTATTAGAAGAGACGGAGCTCTGAGATGGGTTAGCGAGTTTTCAAAGCCGAAGTACTGTGGCGGAGGATCGAAAATTAAAGGGATCTGTGGAGCAGTTAGAGACATTACGGATGAGAAACTGGCAAAGGAAGAACTTGAAAGAACAAAGGACAAAGTGTCGAAACTCCATTTTGTTGCCCTCAAAATGGAGAAGTCAAATGAAGAGGACACTATATATCACTCAATAATCGATGCATCGGTAAATATATTGGGCATGGAGAAGTTCAGCCTATATCTCCTATATGATCAGGAGTTAGTGACACTCGAAAGCCAGGGAGAGGTGGCGTCCGTTCAGGGATACCTTTTCAGGAGCGGGGTACTAAGAGACTGCGTTGAAACTGGCAAATCCGCCTTTATTGAAAGCTCATCTATTAGAAAAGTTGTTCCCAACTGTAAAGACTCGGTTTCAATTGTTCCGATGAAAAGCATTGGTGCCCTAGTGTCTTACCATGATTCTCCAATGAAACAGGAAGAAATCAAGATGGTTGAGACCTTGATGGCACATGCGGTTGAAGCGATTTGGAGAATCAGATCCGACAGGGAAATCCATTATGTGACATTTCACGACCAGCTTACCGCGCTGTACAACAGATCATTCTTCGAGGAAGAGATAGACAGGCTAAACGTGAAGCGTCAGATGCCGATAAGTATTGTGATGGGTGATGTAAATGGGCTGAAAATCGTCAACGATGCCTTCGGGCATCTCGAGGGCGACCGACTTTTGAAAGCGGTTGCCGACTGCCTTAAATCTTCAGTAAGATCCGACGACATCATCGCTCGGTGGGGAGGAGATGAATTCATAATGCTCCTTCCTCAAACCGATGCTCAGTCAGCAGAGTCTCTGGTTAACAGGATTAAAAAGGCTCTGGATCAGGTAACTGGTTTCAGTCTTCCAATCAGTGTCTCCTTTGGCATAGGAACCAAGTCCGACATCGACCAGGACTTCAGCGAAACCCTTGTGTCGGCAGAAGAAAAAATGTACAGGGATAAACTCCTGAACAACATATCGATGAGGAACAAGACAGTTGAGGTCCTTGAGAGGAGTCTTCTCAACAAGAGCTATGAAACGGAAGAACGCACTGAGAGAATTAAGACAATCAGCAGAGACTTCGGAAAGTCTATCGGTTTGAATGAAGCTGAACTTGACAACCTCTTGCTCCTCGGCGCCCTCCATGATATTGGGAAGATTGCAGTTCCCGAAGAGATCCTTACCAAAGCCGGAAGTTTAACGGCCGAGGAATGGAAGAAGATTAAATCTCATCCGGAGGCTGGATTTAGGATAGCTCTTTCCTCACCTGAACTTATCGGGATAGCGGATGAGATTCTTAGTCATCATGAGTGGTGGGACGGTTCAGGTTATCCCAGGGGTCTTAAGGGTGAATCAATTCCACTACTCGCCAGAATAATCTCCATCATTGATGCTTACGATGTTATGATGAGCGGAAGACCATATAAGCATCCCGTTTCCTCTGAAGAGGCCATTGAAGAACTAAGAACGTGCGCAGGAAAGCAGTTCGATCCCAATCTTGTAGATTCTTTTGTAAGTTTCTTGGGCCTATAG
- a CDS encoding alpha/beta hydrolase family protein: MIVLRETHGSVDIGLIIGLFSLVLIGSLAYLFPTAKIPDPGGKYEVGVEIIELDDNSRIDPFSDGEMIRRLVIDIWYPSDDTSGKRRSPWFRSHSLFVNSLADNYNLPPMLFQHLRAVKTNSFIGAAPSANANNLPVVILSPGMPAIVPLYFSFAEYLASRGFVVVGIEHPYAASVVEFSDGSQFHFNKDRVLDLPGVETFEEGARLSMELMADDLSFVIDSLSKLNESGHQLAGIFDLDRVAAFGHSGGGGVVHFASNDDSRIKALLSYDPALFMLNDNEIEEGIGIPSLIIETDEWKFREESGRISDLIESSVFPPLHIKISEARHPDFAMLDHLSPLAHFLDFTGSFMKSGGEYYLYDIIQSFLEYTFGNLSESELLSRLLQRDDVRVFKGIHEIPR, encoded by the coding sequence GTGATTGTTTTGAGAGAAACTCATGGAAGTGTAGATATAGGTTTGATTATTGGATTATTCTCACTTGTGCTGATTGGTAGCCTTGCATACCTCTTTCCTACCGCTAAGATTCCCGATCCAGGTGGTAAGTACGAAGTCGGAGTCGAGATTATTGAGCTGGATGATAACAGCAGGATCGATCCATTTTCCGACGGAGAAATGATCCGCAGGCTTGTGATTGATATATGGTATCCCTCGGATGATACATCGGGTAAGAGAAGAAGCCCATGGTTCAGGAGCCATTCGCTTTTTGTGAACAGCCTGGCCGATAATTATAATCTTCCACCCATGCTGTTTCAGCATTTGAGAGCCGTCAAAACTAATTCATTTATTGGCGCGGCTCCTTCGGCCAATGCAAATAATCTACCGGTAGTAATCTTATCTCCAGGGATGCCGGCTATAGTTCCCTTATATTTTTCATTTGCGGAGTATTTGGCTAGCAGAGGTTTTGTCGTGGTAGGTATTGAGCATCCGTATGCCGCATCAGTCGTGGAATTTTCCGACGGCAGTCAGTTTCACTTCAACAAAGATAGAGTGCTCGATCTTCCTGGAGTTGAGACGTTTGAAGAAGGTGCTAGGCTTTCAATGGAGTTGATGGCCGATGATCTGTCTTTTGTAATAGACAGTTTGTCTAAATTGAACGAAAGTGGACATCAGCTGGCGGGTATATTTGATCTTGACAGAGTTGCTGCATTTGGTCACTCTGGAGGTGGCGGAGTTGTTCACTTCGCATCAAATGATGACAGTCGAATAAAGGCTTTGCTTTCATACGATCCAGCGCTTTTCATGCTCAATGATAATGAGATTGAAGAGGGTATTGGAATACCTTCACTTATTATTGAAACCGATGAGTGGAAATTCCGAGAAGAATCGGGAAGGATATCGGATCTGATTGAAAGCAGCGTTTTTCCTCCCTTACATATAAAGATCTCTGAAGCCAGACACCCGGATTTTGCAATGCTAGATCATCTGTCGCCGTTAGCTCATTTTCTTGACTTCACTGGTAGTTTTATGAAGAGCGGTGGCGAATATTATCTCTACGACATTATTCAAAGCTTCCTCGAATATACATTTGGCAATTTGAGTGAAAGTGAATTACTGTCGAGACTTCTTCAAAGGGATGATGTGAGAGTATTCAAGGGGATCCATGAGATCCCTAGGTAA
- a CDS encoding MBL fold metallo-hydrolase: MRVLFLGTAAYEGHPNVFCDCDNCRKVREAGPDNFRLTSAVLVNDDLLIDFGPNIMAGAQKTGSTLFNVRTLLITHSHSDHLYLPNFGYRMDRYNASYERLSPMSVLANSTVLSLISDSVYFDPDKTILLMAEAYKETVLNDYSVIPIPAVHKVKEGEQALLFLIKKKGKSFFYATDTGPLDEFSLKLIKSFLDSPLDLVAIDSTLGFMKEVTFPYHQTAEQVVSTVETMRKNGIMDDTTKIYAHHFSHYPNPTQGELERFYVRFGIAVAYDGLSLEI; encoded by the coding sequence ATGAGAGTCCTATTTCTTGGAACTGCAGCTTATGAGGGACATCCCAACGTGTTCTGTGATTGCGACAATTGTAGAAAGGTCAGAGAGGCCGGTCCAGACAACTTCCGTTTGACCTCGGCCGTTCTTGTTAATGATGACTTGTTGATTGATTTTGGGCCAAACATTATGGCCGGCGCTCAGAAGACCGGGAGCACACTTTTCAATGTCAGAACCCTTCTAATAACTCATTCTCATTCAGACCATCTATATCTGCCTAACTTTGGTTACAGAATGGACAGATACAATGCTTCGTATGAAAGACTTTCTCCGATGAGTGTGCTAGCGAATTCGACTGTTCTGTCGTTGATTTCGGATTCAGTGTACTTTGATCCCGACAAAACTATTTTGTTAATGGCAGAAGCTTACAAAGAAACTGTGCTTAACGATTATAGCGTGATACCTATTCCAGCTGTCCACAAAGTGAAGGAAGGTGAACAGGCTCTGTTATTTTTGATTAAGAAGAAGGGTAAATCCTTCTTCTATGCCACTGATACAGGTCCTTTAGATGAGTTTTCACTAAAATTGATAAAGAGTTTCTTAGACTCTCCTTTGGATCTGGTAGCGATAGACTCAACTCTGGGATTCATGAAAGAGGTCACATTCCCATATCATCAAACTGCAGAACAGGTGGTCTCGACAGTGGAAACAATGAGAAAAAACGGAATAATGGACGACACAACCAAGATTTACGCGCATCACTTCTCCCACTATCCTAATCCAACGCAGGGTGAACTCGAACGGTTCTACGTCCGCTTCGGAATTGCTGTCGCATATGATGGTCTTTCATTGGAAATATAG
- a CDS encoding tetratricopeptide repeat-containing diguanylate cyclase, with protein sequence MDHIKQEKSFADLYEEYLSKDESEFDSRISFLKRIQRSLVDSGETQIAFEIVGRELEKIGNQCSSELGFVYNSMIRISCQSGEFSKALEYAASAISVFDELGDDSRLPMIYNNIAGVYLKMGEFETSLEYIDKAIDLSQRNNDNHSLAKYLNNKGIAVENIKGDGSGAVFIEKAIELKEENSLKSDLPNSYMNLADIYTYTGKEDEAHSLLKRAREVANEIEDEFSLAEVCRYEANYYRAVGELGSALESLNTSLEYHKSKGNKSEILQRLTVISEIQEIVGDVKGALETHREISKLNAEIFKEEEARMVAKLQSSFSTMQKLKEIESMARRNRQLDEANRLIVQKNEELLEMQSQLSSANQLLKERAETDSLTGLMNQKKMFEIVEYEINRAKRYGNRLSIIMLDIDDFKVINDTFGHQKGDGILESLSSLIISSIRKIDYAFRYGGEEFVILLPSTGVEGAFSTAQRISESLKRTNEIPVTISIGVAEWSDESVNDLLLEVDTLMYEAKNTGKNRIVSR encoded by the coding sequence ATGGATCATATAAAACAGGAAAAGAGTTTTGCAGACTTGTATGAAGAATATCTGTCCAAAGATGAATCGGAGTTTGATTCGAGAATTTCGTTTCTCAAAAGGATTCAGAGATCCCTCGTTGATTCTGGAGAAACCCAGATTGCTTTTGAAATTGTTGGCAGAGAGTTGGAAAAAATCGGAAATCAATGCAGTTCTGAACTTGGCTTTGTCTATAATTCAATGATAAGAATTAGCTGTCAATCAGGCGAGTTTTCGAAGGCTCTGGAGTATGCTGCCAGCGCGATATCTGTCTTTGATGAGCTTGGGGATGATTCACGATTGCCTATGATCTATAACAACATTGCCGGCGTATACCTCAAAATGGGAGAATTCGAGACTTCTCTCGAATATATTGATAAAGCTATCGATCTCTCTCAGAGAAATAATGACAATCACTCTCTCGCCAAATATCTCAACAACAAGGGAATCGCAGTTGAGAATATTAAAGGTGATGGTTCAGGAGCGGTATTTATCGAGAAGGCCATTGAGCTCAAAGAAGAGAACTCACTCAAAAGCGACCTACCCAACAGCTACATGAATCTTGCTGATATTTACACATATACGGGCAAAGAGGATGAAGCACATTCTCTGCTGAAAAGAGCTAGAGAGGTTGCCAACGAGATTGAAGATGAGTTTTCTCTTGCAGAAGTCTGCCGTTATGAGGCGAACTATTACAGAGCTGTTGGTGAATTAGGTTCGGCCCTAGAGTCCCTGAACACTTCTCTCGAATATCACAAATCAAAAGGCAACAAATCGGAGATTCTTCAGAGACTTACAGTCATTTCGGAGATACAGGAGATTGTAGGTGACGTTAAAGGAGCTCTGGAAACCCATAGAGAAATATCTAAGCTGAACGCAGAGATTTTCAAAGAAGAGGAAGCGAGAATGGTCGCAAAGTTGCAATCATCCTTCTCCACGATGCAAAAACTCAAAGAAATCGAAAGTATGGCAAGGAGAAATCGACAACTCGATGAAGCGAACAGATTGATAGTCCAAAAGAACGAAGAACTATTAGAAATGCAAAGTCAGCTTTCATCTGCAAATCAGTTGTTGAAGGAAAGGGCTGAAACCGATTCGCTGACTGGGCTGATGAATCAAAAGAAGATGTTTGAAATAGTTGAGTACGAGATCAATAGAGCCAAGAGATATGGCAACAGGCTATCCATAATCATGCTGGATATTGATGATTTTAAAGTCATCAATGATACTTTCGGTCATCAGAAGGGTGATGGAATTCTCGAATCTCTTTCCTCGCTTATTATATCCAGTATCAGGAAGATTGATTACGCCTTTCGGTATGGGGGAGAGGAATTCGTTATTTTGCTTCCTTCAACAGGAGTTGAGGGAGCTTTTTCCACTGCGCAGAGAATAAGTGAGTCACTCAAGAGAACTAACGAAATACCTGTGACTATTAGCATTGGAGTTGCCGAATGGAGTGATGAATCGGTTAATGATCTCTTGCTTGAAGTGGATACTCTGATGTATGAAGCAAAGAACACAGGAAAGAACAGGATCGTGTCCCGCTGA
- a CDS encoding tetratricopeptide repeat-containing diguanylate cyclase, with product MEDNTEIKDRVVELLTEYMSVPESDLSLKITYLNKAISSLNHQGNTLAAHGIVEREIRRFDNCDSLEMAVLLNSMIKLSALVGDFAGAVEYSRRAQTICREKEEEGLLTRVLINTSGIYFKMKEYDKAFSNANKALQMARKNGDETNTACCLNNIAVILENSETDKSGIPYLEEAILIKEKNNMKDELPNSYLNLAELYYNSGKKKEASELLQRATTMARENGDERALTETMKYRARFLKAEGELFSALELLTGVSEYHQKNGNNTELLDILNEISSIHELMGNANEALQTFKLITELNRTIFKEEQARSLAQLESSFEARENLREMHSLLEQNSELRRVNEEISEKNNELHDMKRRLEKTNKLLERQAETDSLTGLLNHRKMRTTVENEIARAERYGTPLTMIMIDLDNFKFVNDSYGHLKGDEVLSEIGRIIKSSIRKNDFAFRYGGEEFLVLLPLADLDKATEVYSRLKESFREELEITVSFSAGAREWNGESADKYIAVVDKLLYEAKTKGKDRLETSQATS from the coding sequence ATGGAAGACAATACGGAAATCAAAGATAGAGTTGTTGAGTTGCTGACGGAATACATGTCGGTGCCAGAAAGCGATCTTTCCCTAAAGATAACTTATCTGAATAAAGCTATCTCCAGCCTTAATCACCAGGGAAATACACTTGCCGCCCACGGAATCGTTGAAAGGGAGATAAGAAGATTCGATAATTGTGATTCTTTGGAAATGGCAGTGCTTTTGAACTCCATGATTAAACTGAGTGCGCTTGTAGGAGATTTCGCGGGCGCAGTCGAGTATTCCAGAAGGGCTCAGACAATCTGCAGAGAAAAAGAGGAAGAGGGATTGCTAACCAGAGTCTTGATTAACACCTCAGGGATCTACTTCAAAATGAAAGAGTATGATAAGGCTTTTTCGAATGCGAACAAAGCGCTGCAAATGGCCAGAAAAAATGGTGACGAGACTAATACAGCCTGTTGTTTGAACAATATTGCGGTGATTCTTGAGAACTCGGAAACTGATAAATCCGGCATTCCGTATCTTGAAGAAGCGATTTTAATCAAAGAGAAGAACAACATGAAGGATGAATTGCCCAACAGCTATTTGAATCTGGCAGAGCTCTATTACAATTCGGGAAAGAAGAAAGAGGCCTCTGAATTACTCCAAAGAGCAACTACTATGGCAAGGGAAAACGGGGATGAGCGAGCTCTGACAGAGACAATGAAGTACAGGGCACGCTTTTTGAAGGCCGAAGGTGAGCTCTTCTCAGCACTGGAGCTGTTGACAGGAGTAAGCGAGTATCACCAAAAAAACGGAAACAATACGGAGCTGCTAGACATACTGAATGAGATCTCTTCAATACATGAGTTAATGGGTAATGCGAATGAAGCTTTGCAAACATTCAAACTGATAACGGAACTGAATCGTACAATATTCAAAGAAGAACAAGCGCGTTCATTAGCACAACTCGAGTCATCTTTTGAAGCAAGAGAAAACCTCAGAGAAATGCACTCTCTTCTTGAGCAGAACAGTGAACTCAGAAGAGTAAATGAAGAAATATCAGAGAAGAACAACGAACTGCATGACATGAAACGCAGGCTTGAGAAAACCAATAAGCTTCTCGAAAGGCAGGCCGAAACCGATTCGCTAACCGGTTTGCTTAACCATAGAAAGATGCGGACTACAGTGGAAAACGAAATCGCAAGAGCAGAGAGATACGGCACTCCTCTTACGATGATAATGATCGATCTGGACAACTTCAAATTCGTGAACGACTCATACGGTCATCTAAAGGGTGACGAGGTTCTTTCGGAAATTGGAAGAATCATCAAGTCTTCTATTAGAAAAAATGATTTTGCCTTCAGGTATGGAGGAGAAGAGTTCCTCGTTCTGCTGCCGTTAGCTGATCTAGACAAGGCAACCGAAGTCTATTCAAGGTTGAAGGAATCCTTTCGGGAAGAACTGGAGATAACGGTTTCATTCAGTGCAGGTGCTAGAGAGTGGAATGGCGAGTCGGCAGACAAATACATTGCCGTTGTGGATAAGCTACTCTATGAAGCCAAAACAAAGGGAAAGGACAGATTGGAAACAAGCCAGGCTACTTCTTGA
- a CDS encoding DUF4258 domain-containing protein: MFFTLAVIIAVVVVAFLIKGLSEKDEVAKREEEREISFSQHAVQRMDERGIETDRVIRVLEEGIRVQIANYNRLKVSDDEMTVILEKRLDNFEVITVYWNDDDHKDADLIP, from the coding sequence ATGTTCTTCACCTTAGCGGTGATTATTGCGGTTGTAGTTGTTGCATTTCTCATAAAAGGTTTAAGCGAGAAAGATGAAGTAGCAAAGAGAGAAGAGGAACGGGAAATCTCTTTCAGTCAGCATGCCGTTCAAAGAATGGATGAAAGAGGAATCGAAACGGATAGGGTAATTAGAGTCCTTGAAGAAGGCATAAGGGTACAGATAGCAAACTACAACAGACTGAAAGTGTCGGACGATGAAATGACGGTTATACTGGAAAAGAGGCTTGATAATTTCGAAGTGATCACGGTATATTGGAATGATGATGATCACAAAGATGCGGACTTAATTCCTTGA